In Quercus robur chromosome 11, dhQueRobu3.1, whole genome shotgun sequence, the sequence AGAACTACTTTGATGTCCAAGGGTGGGTTTATGTCTCTCAAGAATATAGAATCAAAGACCTGTTgcttgaaattttgaagaatGTGACACCAATgccaaaactgaaaaaatttaTGTTGAAAGTCGAATTGAAAGACGAATTACTCCATGGTTTGGAAACTAAGTATAACTTAAACAAGGATAAACTGAAAGGGACACTAGTTGAAGACTTGAAAGGTACCGTGGAAATGAATGATGAAGAATTCAGAAAGGCATTGTTTGAGTTCTTGGAACACATACAAGACCATACACTGAGAAATTCCTTGTCGGGTTTCGTGCGAGGTATTTACAGGAAGAATGGTGAAGGATTGCAAGATTTGAATGACGATGAATTGAAAAGTGCGTTGTTCCATTACTTGAAAGACAAGAGGTACCTACTTGTCATGGACGACATCTGGAAAACTGAAGTATGGAATGAGGTAAGTACTGCCTTTCCTAAAAACTTGAATGGAAGTAGAATATTGATTACTAGCAGAATAAAAGAAGTAGCATTACATGCAAGTAGtcataataatagtatttatATTCCCCCTTATGAACTCCAATTACTTGACCAAGATAAAAGTTGGGAGCTCTTCTCTAAGAAGGTGTTTCGGGGAGATACATGTCCTCCGGAACTTGAAACTCTAGGGAGACAAATTGTAAAAAGTTGCCATGGTTTACCACTTGCAATTGTGGTATTGGGAGGTTTTTTGGCAAATAAGGAGAAAACACATCGAACATGGTTGAAATTGATTGGCCATGTCAATTGGTATCTGGATCAGAATAAATCATTTTGCAGAGACATATTGGCTTTAAGCTACAACCACCTATCCCAACACTTGAAACCGTGCTTTCTATATTTTGGTATCTACCCAAAAGACTTTGAGATACCAGTGATGCAACTAATCCGACTTTGGATAGCTGAGGGATTCATACAGCAAACTGGGAGTAGAAATATGGAGGATGTTGCTGAGGACTACTTGGAGGAACTCATTGATCAAAGCTTGATTCAAATAGCAACGAAGAGGCTTGATGGAGGAGTCAAAACATGTCGTATCCATGATCTTCTACGACACCTCTGTATATTGGTGAGTGCTGAAGAGAAGTTTCTTGAGGTTCGTTCAAATGTTAACCTTTCACCCATGAGCAAATCCCGTAGAATTTCCATCCACAGTGCCAACCATCCAGACATTTCTTCCAACCCTTGTGAGCCTTCAAATAGTCGTTCTTTCATAGGCTTTGAGGAGATTGTCAAGCTCGAGAGTCCTCTTGATAAAAGCAACTACTTGAAATGGCTATGTGAAACTAACAAATTGGTTCGGGTGGTAGAGCTTAGTAATATGGGCATTTGTTGTTTGATCcccaacaaaattgaaaacctGATCCTTTTAAGGTACTTGAGCATTCAATCTGGAGAGCTTCATGTCATTCCAGATTCCATATGCAGCCTTTGTAATCTAGAGACGTTGGACCTGAGAAATTCTGAAAggacaaattataaaataaaatgcttgCCTAAAGGGATATGGAAGTTACAAAAATTAAGACATTTGTACTTGGATGGGCCAACATCTCTACCGAGAACTGACAATACAGTGACTTTACCGAATCTTCAAGTCCTTACTGGTATAGCTATAAATGAAGACATTGAGAGTCTCTTTGCCAAGGCCAGATTTCCTAATGTACGAAAATTAGAATTGCATTCTATAAGATGGACGGAGTCAGGACTTTTGTCAAGCCTCCATCCCTTGCGGCATTTACAAACTTTGAAGATTTATGAACTTATGTTGCTTTCAAGTCCAACTTCATTCCACTTGACACTCACAAAGATAACCATATTTGTAGGCGCAAACTTATTTGGTGGTGGCGTGATGAGAGTGTTGGGTAGCCTTACAAACCTTCGAATACTCAAAGTAGTAGGAGATGGCCATCATCAGATCACCCTCGATTGTGATGAAAGAAGTTTTTGTCAACTTGAAGTCTTTAAAATGGCAAAAATGCAAGTTGTACATTGCTCTATGGGGAAAGGTGAAATGCCAAGGCTTCAACGTTTGATCATCGagtgttgtgattttttttttatgccccCTGAAGAACTACGTTGGTTGACTGCCATTTGGAATGTGGATGTTTTATATCCTGGTCCAACATTGGCAAAGATGGTTCAACAGTTGCAGAATCAGATGAGGAATGGATGTAAGCTCCAAGTCTATCCACCTCTTGACCCAACTTACCGAGAGAGTAGAAGTTGAGAGGCTTCATTTGTTATGCTATGTTTTGGCGGGGGCAGAGTCCTGAGGGGGGTCAATGCTCCTCTGTTTCGTCCGTTAGTTCACATATTGCTGGTACGATATGCTGTGTACTTGTTACTTTTTCTACATCCCTAATTATCCTAGCTTTTAAATCTTTACTGctacttaaaaatataaaataaataaaataaactttctaataatttagagaaatgatatgtctacaatatttttacaacaaatcctaagtggcaggttgttattggttattattgttaaggcaaaaaagtaatcttagtgttagtttcaaatttgaaccaataacaattagccacctgtgatttgttgtaaaaatattgtagacgtagTTTATGATGATAAATTCATTTTGGTTTGGAGCACTGACGACT encodes:
- the LOC126704599 gene encoding putative disease resistance RPP13-like protein 3, yielding MADAVVTFLLQNLTQLLSQESNLLAGVEDQVKLLKNELSLVNVFLQNTEGKRHDSGLVKELVNQIRDVAYEAEDVIDTFIITMTKHRKRSKPRKVIHFFDKAIALHEVAHKIESIKNLIKETYNNRSKYGIEIAESSGGDAEAEEILHRRRRYVEEDHVVGFGHDTEALVKQLIEGNLQHNVVSIIGMGGLGKTTLARKIYNNNNVKNYFDVQGWVYVSQEYRIKDLLLEILKNVTPMPKLKKFMLKVELKDELLHGLETKYNLNKDKLKGTLVEDLKGTVEMNDEEFRKALFEFLEHIQDHTLRNSLSGFVRGIYRKNGEGLQDLNDDELKSALFHYLKDKRYLLVMDDIWKTEVWNEVSTAFPKNLNGSRILITSRIKEVALHASSHNNSIYIPPYELQLLDQDKSWELFSKKVFRGDTCPPELETLGRQIVKSCHGLPLAIVVLGGFLANKEKTHRTWLKLIGHVNWYLDQNKSFCRDILALSYNHLSQHLKPCFLYFGIYPKDFEIPVMQLIRLWIAEGFIQQTGSRNMEDVAEDYLEELIDQSLIQIATKRLDGGVKTCRIHDLLRHLCILVSAEEKFLEVRSNVNLSPMSKSRRISIHSANHPDISSNPCEPSNSRSFIGFEEIVKLESPLDKSNYLKWLCETNKLVRVVELSNMGICCLIPNKIENLILLRYLSIQSGELHVIPDSICSLCNLETLDLRNSERTNYKIKCLPKGIWKLQKLRHLYLDGPTSLPRTDNTVTLPNLQVLTGIAINEDIESLFAKARFPNVRKLELHSIRWTESGLLSSLHPLRHLQTLKIYELMLLSSPTSFHLTLTKITIFVGANLFGGGVMRVLGSLTNLRILKVVGDGHHQITLDCDERSFCQLEVFKMAKMQVVHCSMGKGEMPRLQRLIIECCDFFFMPPEELRWLTAIWNVDVLYPGPTLAKMVQQLQNQMRNGCKLQVYPPLDPTYRESRS